A segment of the Babesia bovis T2Bo apicoplast, complete genome genome:
ATATATTTACCTTTATACTTGTATCTAAGTAGATTCGAACTACTGATATGAAATAATGAGTCATGAGCTCATCGCTATTGACCTCTAAGCGATAGATACATATATATAAAGGGACTTAAACCCTTAAAATTAATTTGGAAGATTAATATTTTATCAATTAAATTATATATATATATATAAATATAGTAGTTAAATTTTATCTCTATTTATAATATAAGACGGAATAGAAGTATAATTAAAACTTTTGTAGCTGTTTATTAAAACTTTAAAATTTTTATAACACACATAATTACCAAATAGAATGGAATTTTTATTTACAACTATAGTTTTTATATATTTTTTATTTTTAAATTTTTTACATATATTTCTATACGTATAATAAGCTTTTAAATTTTTAAATAAAAAATTATAAATAATGATATTTATAGTTTTATTTATATCAAAATTTAAAAGATGTATTATGTCATTTGTGCTTATTATATAACTATAATTTATTATAGTTTTATTGTTAAGCAGTATATGCCTGTGAATTATATTTTGTCTAATATGGTTTAAAGTTAAAAATAATTCAGATTCCAGTAAAATATAATCTACTCTAGATTTTAAAATTTTAAGAAAATCTATAAGCTTATAAATATTGTATTCCAGATAATTATTTAATCTTTTGTTTTTTAAATTATAAATAGTTTTCAATATTTGAATATTTTTTACTAATTTATAAGATAT
Coding sequences within it:
- a CDS encoding Ribosomal protein S4 superfamily protein; its protein translation is MKINLNKIKILKKFNLYTLYGFTNKLNFYYSTTRKYISYKLVKNIQILKTIYNLKNKRLNNYLEYNIYKLIDFLKILKSRVDYILLESELFLTLNHIRQNIIHRHILLNNKTIINYSYIISTNDIIHLLNFDINKTINIIIYNFLFKNLKAYYTYRNICKKFKNKKYIKTIVVNKNSILFGNYVCYKNFKVLINSYKSFNYTSIPSYIINRDKI